A genomic segment from Roseibium algicola encodes:
- the murC gene encoding UDP-N-acetylmuramate--L-alanine ligase codes for MKMPQDIGPVHFVGIGGIGMSGIAEVLKTLGYTVQGSDMAENANVQRLRDNGIKVSIGHAAENLGDAEVLVVSSAIKKDNPELVAAREKLIPVVRRAEMLAELMRFKQAIAVGGTHGKTTTTSMVAALLDAGGLDPTVINGGIINAYGTNARMGEGDWMVVEADESDGTFVKLPADVAIVTNIDPEHLDHYGDFAGVRAAFRQFVENVPFYGFAVMCLDHPEVQTMIGTIEDRRVVTYGANPQADVRYTDVSMDGGKSIFSVTLRDRRSGQVIELNDLTLPMPGLHNVSNATAAIAVASQLGVEADDLRKGIAAFGGVKRRFTHTGTVGGVQIFDDYGHHPVEIKAVLHAARESTKGKVIAVMQPHRYSRLHSLFDDFSNCFNDADAVIIAPVYAAGEQPIEGAAHTDLVSGMKTRGHRNVRAIEGPEELPALVKELTEPGDFVVCLGAGNITQWAYALPKQLEEL; via the coding sequence ATGAAGATGCCGCAGGACATCGGACCGGTTCATTTTGTCGGCATCGGCGGTATCGGCATGAGCGGGATTGCCGAAGTGCTGAAGACCCTCGGCTACACGGTACAAGGCTCGGACATGGCGGAAAACGCCAATGTTCAGCGACTTCGTGACAACGGCATCAAGGTTTCCATTGGCCATGCCGCAGAAAACCTGGGCGATGCCGAGGTGCTGGTCGTGTCTTCCGCCATCAAGAAGGACAACCCGGAACTGGTCGCGGCCCGCGAAAAGCTGATCCCTGTGGTGCGACGGGCGGAAATGCTGGCCGAGCTGATGCGCTTCAAGCAGGCGATCGCCGTTGGCGGCACACATGGCAAGACCACGACCACATCGATGGTGGCCGCTCTTCTCGATGCCGGTGGTCTGGATCCGACGGTGATCAACGGCGGTATCATCAATGCCTATGGCACCAATGCCCGCATGGGCGAGGGTGACTGGATGGTTGTCGAGGCAGACGAGAGCGACGGCACCTTCGTCAAGCTGCCGGCTGATGTCGCCATCGTCACAAACATCGATCCGGAGCATCTGGATCACTACGGCGACTTCGCTGGCGTACGCGCTGCCTTCCGGCAGTTCGTTGAAAATGTGCCCTTCTACGGCTTTGCCGTCATGTGTCTCGACCATCCCGAAGTCCAGACGATGATCGGGACCATCGAGGACCGGCGTGTCGTCACCTATGGCGCCAATCCGCAGGCCGACGTTCGCTACACCGATGTGTCGATGGATGGTGGCAAGTCGATCTTCTCCGTGACCCTTCGTGATCGCCGCAGCGGGCAGGTGATCGAACTGAACGACCTGACGCTGCCGATGCCGGGCCTTCACAACGTTTCGAATGCCACCGCGGCAATCGCGGTTGCCTCACAGCTTGGCGTCGAGGCGGACGATCTCAGAAAAGGCATTGCGGCCTTCGGCGGCGTCAAGCGGCGCTTCACGCACACCGGTACGGTGGGCGGCGTTCAGATATTCGACGATTACGGCCACCACCCTGTTGAAATCAAGGCCGTGCTCCATGCGGCGCGCGAGTCGACAAAAGGCAAGGTAATCGCGGTGATGCAGCCGCATCGCTATTCGCGCCTGCACAGCCTGTTCGATGATTTCTCGAACTGCTTCAACGATGCGGATGCGGTGATTATCGCTCCTGTCTACGCCGCGGGGGAGCAGCCGATCGAGGGAGCGGCACATACCGATCTCGTCTCGGGCATGAAGACCCGCGGTCACAGAAACGTTCGGGCGATCGAGGGCCCGGAAGAGCTGCCGGCGCTTGTCAAGGAACTGACCGAGCCGGGCGACTTCGTGGTTTGCCTCGGGGCCGGCAACATCACCCAGTGGGCGTACGCGCTGCCGAAACAGCTGGAAGAGCTTTAA